In Paracoccus jeotgali, the following are encoded in one genomic region:
- a CDS encoding polysaccharide biosynthesis/export family protein: MTAVDVSAAARHPFRHTLILALVAVTALGACGLPRSGPSKKEMLSGAVENGGDAHVIFVNNHVNRTANFLPSYGFSREFLQAGVVGADEIRPGDVLGLMIWENVDDGLLVGLGQSSTQLQQLQVDSQGFIFVPYAGRIRAAGNSPEQLRQLITARLETQTPDPQVSVTRVAGDGATVSIMGKAFGQGVYPIERPTRTLSAMLAKAGGVAIDPEVATITVKRGRETGKVWLSDLYFNPSYDIALRPGDVILVEEDQRSFTALGALGRQTKVPLGSEQISALEAVAMVGGLSTLSADPTGVFVLRDEPSQVASAVLGQPVSGTQRMAYVLDLTRPNGLFLSRDFMIRDDDTIYVTEAPYVRWQKILGAITGSANSARALAATTGID, from the coding sequence TTGACCGCCGTTGATGTTTCCGCCGCAGCCCGGCACCCTTTCCGCCATACCCTGATCCTCGCGCTGGTCGCCGTGACCGCGCTCGGCGCCTGCGGCCTGCCCCGCTCTGGCCCGAGCAAAAAGGAAATGCTGTCGGGGGCTGTCGAAAATGGCGGCGATGCGCATGTCATCTTTGTCAACAACCACGTCAACCGGACGGCGAATTTCCTGCCCTCCTACGGCTTCTCGCGCGAGTTTCTGCAGGCCGGCGTTGTCGGCGCGGACGAGATCCGGCCCGGCGACGTGCTGGGGCTGATGATCTGGGAAAACGTCGATGACGGGTTGCTGGTGGGTCTGGGTCAAAGCTCGACCCAGCTTCAGCAATTGCAGGTGGACAGCCAGGGCTTCATCTTCGTGCCCTATGCCGGGCGCATCCGCGCGGCCGGAAACTCGCCCGAGCAGCTGCGTCAGTTGATCACCGCACGGCTGGAAACCCAGACCCCGGACCCGCAGGTCAGCGTCACCCGCGTGGCAGGCGACGGGGCCACGGTCTCGATCATGGGCAAGGCCTTCGGCCAGGGCGTCTACCCGATCGAGCGGCCGACCCGGACGCTGTCGGCGATGCTGGCCAAGGCCGGCGGCGTCGCCATCGACCCCGAGGTGGCGACCATAACCGTCAAGCGCGGGCGCGAGACCGGCAAGGTCTGGCTGTCGGACCTGTATTTCAACCCCAGCTATGACATCGCGCTGCGCCCGGGCGACGTGATCCTGGTGGAAGAGGATCAGCGCAGCTTCACCGCCCTGGGCGCGCTAGGCCGGCAGACCAAGGTGCCGCTCGGCAGCGAGCAGATCAGCGCGCTGGAAGCCGTGGCGATGGTCGGCGGCCTGTCGACGCTGTCGGCTGACCCGACCGGCGTTTTCGTGCTGCGTGACGAGCCGTCGCAGGTGGCGTCGGCCGTGCTGGGGCAGCCGGTGTCGGGCACGCAGCGCATGGCCTATGTGCTGGACCTGACGCGGCCGAACGGGCTGTTCCTGTCGCGCGACTTCATGATCCGCGACGACGACACGATCTATGTGACCGAGGCGCCTTACGTCCGCTGGCAGAAGATCCTCGGCGCGATCACCGGCAGTGCCAACTCTGCCCGCGCGCTGGCGGCGACGACCGGGATTGACTGA
- the dctP gene encoding TRAP transporter substrate-binding protein DctP — protein MKTTLTILAATTILAGPALADNWTMTSTWPSSLELIEIDKHFVEIANALIPDEELTIEFFEGGALVPAGEVFGAVESGTIQAGADWPGYWAGRDAAFSPLATTASLFNAVDYVNWIKAWGGADIYNEVYGKFGMVYLPYGVTNNESGFRTVDKPIETTDDLKGMRLRVSGLEQGKLLEKLGGSQVSMAGGEIYQSLERGVIDGAEFSTPNVDLSGGFDQVTKHWSTPGWHQSSSVFGVMINKASWDALSPETQEKLKVAADATMLWSLANTEKRATEAYQTFQDKGINITRLDDETLDNIQTMANETIVEVACANPTSAKVYASMLSYVDDYAKWRDASAPFNLGRTPSGPDLAKIKECAGE, from the coding sequence ATGAAGACGACCCTGACCATTCTTGCCGCAACGACGATCCTGGCTGGACCCGCGCTGGCCGACAACTGGACCATGACCTCGACCTGGCCGTCCTCGCTCGAGCTGATCGAGATCGACAAGCACTTCGTCGAGATCGCCAATGCGCTGATCCCCGACGAGGAGCTAACCATCGAATTCTTCGAAGGCGGCGCGCTGGTGCCGGCGGGCGAGGTGTTCGGCGCGGTCGAATCGGGCACGATTCAGGCCGGCGCCGACTGGCCGGGCTATTGGGCCGGACGCGACGCGGCCTTCTCGCCGCTGGCGACGACGGCGAGCCTGTTCAACGCCGTCGACTACGTCAACTGGATCAAGGCCTGGGGCGGCGCCGACATCTATAACGAGGTCTATGGCAAGTTCGGCATGGTCTATCTGCCCTACGGCGTGACCAACAACGAATCCGGCTTCCGCACCGTCGACAAGCCGATCGAGACGACCGACGACCTGAAAGGCATGCGTCTGCGCGTTTCGGGACTTGAACAGGGCAAGCTGCTGGAAAAACTGGGCGGCAGCCAGGTCTCGATGGCCGGTGGCGAGATCTACCAGTCGCTCGAGCGCGGCGTCATCGACGGAGCCGAGTTCTCGACTCCCAACGTCGATCTGTCGGGCGGTTTCGATCAGGTGACCAAGCACTGGTCGACGCCGGGTTGGCATCAGTCGTCGTCGGTCTTCGGGGTGATGATCAACAAGGCGTCGTGGGACGCGCTCAGCCCCGAGACGCAGGAAAAGCTGAAGGTCGCGGCCGACGCCACCATGCTGTGGTCGCTGGCCAACACCGAAAAGCGCGCGACCGAGGCGTATCAGACGTTCCAGGACAAGGGCATCAACATCACCCGTCTGGACGATGAGACGCTGGATAACATCCAGACCATGGCCAACGAAACCATCGTCGAGGTGGCCTGCGCGAACCCGACCTCGGCCAAGGTCTATGCCTCGATGCTGAGCTATGTCGATGACTACGCCAAGTGGCGCGACGCCTCGGCGCCGTTCAACCTGGGCCGCACGCCGAGCGGGCCGGATCTGGCCAAGATCAAGGAATGCGCCGGGGAGTGA
- a CDS encoding capsule biosynthesis protein, protein MNLATSVSWASDPTTQAPDIPAAQRVFLLLQGPHGPFFDRLGRLLRATGATVWRVAFNAGDAFFWSDPDHLLRFQQPVAAWPEALARILKEKGVTDIVLYGDVRPIHAAAKQAAEAQGLTLHIFEEGYLRPFWISYERGGSNGFSRLMGFSLPQMHAALRGHQAEVPRPPANWGDMRQHKFYGALYHFLVLVANRRFPHFRTHREIPVRREFVLNLRRLLLSPLLAVDNAVRTARIRRSGHPFTLVLMQLEHDASFRAHSDYPDMAAFTAEVLEAFAAHAPRHHHLVFKAHPLDDGRSHQRRDIRHKAAQLGILDRIHHVPGGKLAPLLAQARSVVTVNSTAAQQALWRGLPVKAMGRAVYDKPQLVSDQPLAEFLLQPQRPDPAKYRSYRDYLLETCQIPGGFYAARARAPALRLVVDLMLARNDPYDSLADGHGTARQQPGSDRR, encoded by the coding sequence ATGAACCTTGCCACCTCTGTCAGCTGGGCGTCAGACCCGACGACGCAGGCGCCGGATATTCCGGCGGCGCAGCGGGTGTTTCTGTTGCTGCAAGGGCCGCATGGTCCCTTCTTCGACCGGCTGGGCAGGCTGCTGCGGGCGACCGGCGCCACGGTCTGGCGCGTGGCCTTCAACGCGGGTGATGCGTTCTTCTGGTCGGACCCCGATCACCTGCTGCGGTTCCAGCAGCCGGTTGCGGCGTGGCCCGAGGCGTTGGCACGCATCCTGAAGGAAAAGGGCGTGACCGACATCGTGCTGTATGGCGATGTCAGGCCCATCCACGCCGCGGCGAAGCAGGCGGCCGAGGCGCAGGGCCTGACGCTGCACATCTTCGAAGAGGGCTATTTGCGACCCTTCTGGATCAGCTATGAGCGCGGCGGCTCGAACGGGTTTTCTCGGCTGATGGGGTTCAGCCTGCCGCAGATGCACGCGGCCCTGCGCGGGCATCAGGCGGAAGTGCCGCGCCCGCCGGCGAACTGGGGCGATATGCGGCAGCACAAATTCTATGGCGCGCTTTATCATTTCCTCGTTCTGGTCGCGAATCGCCGCTTTCCGCATTTCCGCACCCATCGCGAGATCCCGGTCCGGCGCGAATTCGTGCTGAACCTGCGCCGCCTGCTGCTGTCGCCGCTGCTCGCGGTCGACAACGCCGTGCGCACCGCGCGCATCCGGCGCAGCGGGCATCCCTTTACGCTGGTGCTGATGCAGCTGGAACATGATGCTAGCTTTCGCGCCCATTCCGACTATCCCGACATGGCCGCCTTTACCGCCGAGGTGCTCGAGGCTTTCGCCGCCCATGCGCCGCGCCATCATCACCTGGTCTTCAAGGCCCATCCGCTGGATGACGGTCGCTCGCATCAGCGTCGCGACATCCGGCATAAGGCGGCGCAGCTCGGGATTCTGGACCGGATTCACCACGTGCCGGGCGGCAAGCTGGCGCCGCTGCTGGCGCAGGCGCGCTCGGTGGTGACGGTGAACTCGACGGCGGCGCAGCAGGCGCTGTGGCGGGGCCTGCCGGTCAAGGCGATGGGGCGCGCGGTCTATGACAAGCCGCAACTGGTCTCCGACCAGCCGCTGGCCGAGTTCCTGCTGCAGCCGCAGCGGCCGGACCCGGCGAAATACCGCAGCTATCGCGACTATCTGCTTGAGACCTGTCAGATCCCCGGAGGGTTCTATGCCGCCCGCGCACGCGCGCCGGCGCTGCGTCTGGTGGTCGATCTGATGCTGGCGCGCAACGATCCCTATGATTCGCTTGCCGACGGACATGGGACCGCACGGCAACAGCCCGGCTCGGATCGCCGCTAA
- a CDS encoding TRAP transporter small permease subunit produces the protein MISLIDWVNEAVGRVVSLLAGVFAAIIIYDVFMRYVMLAPTPWAFDVTKMMYGFYFVMLGGYALRHQAHVRVDLLTAQLGPRVRRWVEILGYILFFLPFSIVFTLYSWQFALRALDQGERTYGAVQLPVYPLKLAMGVAATLLLIQGVAELLKLILRTDHLEPLEPLDVH, from the coding sequence TTGATCTCGCTTATCGACTGGGTGAACGAGGCGGTCGGCCGCGTCGTGTCACTGCTGGCCGGTGTGTTCGCGGCCATCATCATCTATGACGTCTTCATGCGTTACGTGATGCTGGCACCGACGCCCTGGGCCTTTGACGTCACCAAGATGATGTATGGCTTCTATTTCGTCATGCTCGGTGGCTATGCGCTGCGGCATCAGGCGCATGTGCGTGTCGACCTGCTGACCGCGCAGCTTGGGCCGCGCGTGCGCCGCTGGGTCGAAATCCTGGGCTATATCCTGTTCTTCCTGCCCTTCAGCATCGTATTCACCCTGTATAGTTGGCAGTTCGCCCTGCGCGCGCTGGATCAGGGAGAGCGGACCTATGGGGCGGTGCAGCTGCCGGTCTATCCGTTGAAGCTGGCGATGGGGGTCGCGGCGACGCTGCTGCTGATCCAGGGCGTCGCCGAGCTGCTCAAGCTGATCCTGCGCACCGACCACCTTGAACCGCTGGAGCCGCTGGATGTTCACTGA
- a CDS encoding TRAP transporter large permease: protein MAALLVLGLFMGHPLAFVLGGTAVLGAFIAGKPMVLGITINRIFGDVLDNYTLIAIPLFVLMARFLSDSGVTDKMFEALRHLMANVRGGLGLAVVFISILLAATTGIIGASITVMGVMALKPMLQYGYDKRLTTGLIGASGCLGILIPPSIMLILMASYAPGLSVGELFAGAMIPGILLGLMYGIYVFIVAVVRPDLAPRMLESEQIGRGAMWRMLVVEAVPPLILILGILGSMLMGVATATEASAIGAMLALLIVIGRRRFTWANFYSAFLETGRTSAMILFIVVGATAFTGVFNITGGLTATQNLIRGLAEDPNTLLVVMLVTVFILGMFLDWTGIVLLCFPIFLPIVAEMGVSPLWFVVLMAVVLQTSFLSPPFGYALFYMRAISPPDISTGDIIRGVIPFIVMVLLMCGLIVFFPQLVTWLPDTLYRS from the coding sequence ATGGCCGCGCTGCTGGTTCTGGGCCTGTTCATGGGCCACCCGCTTGCCTTCGTGCTGGGCGGGACGGCGGTTCTGGGCGCCTTCATCGCCGGCAAGCCCATGGTCCTGGGCATCACCATCAACCGGATCTTCGGCGATGTGCTGGACAATTACACGCTGATCGCGATTCCGCTGTTCGTGCTGATGGCGCGGTTCCTGTCCGACAGCGGCGTCACCGACAAGATGTTCGAGGCGCTGCGTCACCTGATGGCCAATGTGCGCGGGGGTCTGGGTCTGGCGGTCGTGTTCATCTCGATCCTGCTGGCGGCCACGACCGGCATCATCGGCGCCTCGATCACGGTGATGGGCGTGATGGCGCTGAAGCCGATGCTGCAATACGGCTATGACAAGCGGCTGACGACGGGGCTGATCGGGGCCTCGGGCTGCCTTGGCATCCTGATCCCGCCTTCGATCATGCTGATCCTGATGGCGTCCTATGCGCCGGGCCTGTCGGTGGGCGAGCTGTTCGCGGGCGCCATGATCCCCGGCATCCTGCTGGGGCTGATGTATGGGATCTATGTCTTCATCGTGGCGGTGGTGCGGCCTGACCTCGCGCCGCGCATGCTCGAATCCGAACAGATCGGGCGCGGCGCGATGTGGCGGATGCTGGTCGTCGAGGCCGTGCCGCCGCTGATCCTGATCCTGGGGATTCTCGGCTCGATGCTGATGGGGGTGGCGACCGCGACCGAGGCGTCGGCCATCGGCGCAATGCTGGCGCTGCTGATCGTCATTGGTCGCCGCCGCTTTACCTGGGCGAATTTCTACAGCGCGTTTCTGGAGACCGGCCGCACCTCGGCGATGATCCTGTTCATCGTCGTGGGCGCCACCGCCTTTACCGGCGTCTTCAACATCACCGGCGGGTTGACCGCGACGCAGAACCTGATCCGCGGGCTGGCCGAGGACCCGAACACGCTGCTGGTGGTGATGCTGGTCACGGTCTTCATCCTGGGCATGTTCCTTGACTGGACCGGCATCGTGCTCCTGTGCTTCCCGATCTTTCTGCCCATCGTGGCCGAAATGGGCGTCAGCCCGCTGTGGTTCGTGGTGCTGATGGCGGTGGTGCTGCAGACCAGCTTCCTGTCGCCGCCCTTCGGCTATGCACTGTTCTACATGCGGGCGATCTCGCCCCCTGACATCTCGACCGGGGACATCATTCGCGGTGTCATCCCGTTTATCGTCATGGTCCTGTTGATGTGCGGTTTGATCGTATTCTTCCCGCAACTCGTCACCTGGCTGCCTGACACCCTGTATCGAAGCTGA